A genomic segment from Nitrosopumilus sp. K4 encodes:
- a CDS encoding phenylalanine--tRNA ligase subunit alpha has protein sequence MSQVFHEIEKKIITSLKENPKQTMEKLEQSTGLSSDQIRRGVEWLRLKELANVSESTTSVFSLGKNGLEAFEKGLPERRLLNLVKNGPKPLQELQKEMGSIFGPAMGLARKNNWIETTDEKISLKDSPSDLPGEKTLKQIGNGKIPKNQIDETDLSSLLRRPDFVIEDVQKSKEISLADSAKSIVISDLTGAIDVEAKVPEVFVARTHPLKDTIDEIREIFVTLGFSEILGSMSQSSFWNFDALFTPQDHPARELQDTFYLDGISAKKIATPEQIKNVSASHKKNWRYLWDINEARKMVLRTHTTCVTIKHLAETKPDEARVFSVGRVFRNEKVSYKHLVEFNQIEGVVVGKNATLRDLMGIQREFYKRIGITKIKFWPTFFPYTEPSLQTMVYNERLGKWVELFGMGIFRPEVTKPLGITKPVLAWGGGIERIAMLKYDLDDVREFYNNNLNWLRSATKCQ, from the coding sequence TTGTCACAAGTTTTCCACGAAATTGAAAAAAAAATTATCACATCACTTAAAGAAAATCCAAAACAAACAATGGAAAAACTTGAGCAATCAACTGGCTTATCATCTGATCAAATTAGACGTGGAGTGGAATGGCTTCGATTAAAAGAACTTGCAAATGTGTCTGAATCAACAACTAGTGTTTTTTCACTTGGAAAAAATGGACTAGAAGCATTTGAGAAAGGGCTTCCTGAAAGAAGACTGCTTAATTTGGTAAAAAATGGTCCAAAACCATTACAAGAATTGCAAAAAGAGATGGGCTCTATATTTGGTCCTGCAATGGGTCTTGCAAGAAAAAACAACTGGATAGAAACAACAGATGAAAAGATTTCTTTGAAAGACTCTCCTTCTGATCTTCCCGGCGAAAAGACACTAAAACAAATTGGAAATGGAAAGATTCCAAAAAACCAAATTGACGAAACTGATTTGAGCAGCCTCTTGAGGCGACCTGACTTTGTAATAGAAGATGTTCAAAAATCAAAAGAGATCTCACTTGCAGATTCTGCAAAATCAATTGTAATTTCAGATTTAACAGGTGCAATTGACGTTGAGGCAAAGGTTCCTGAAGTTTTTGTAGCAAGAACTCATCCGCTAAAAGATACTATTGATGAAATCCGCGAAATATTTGTCACATTGGGGTTTTCTGAAATTCTTGGTAGCATGTCTCAGTCTAGCTTTTGGAACTTTGATGCACTCTTTACCCCACAGGATCATCCTGCAAGGGAACTGCAAGACACCTTCTATCTTGATGGAATCTCTGCAAAAAAGATTGCAACGCCAGAACAAATCAAAAACGTTTCTGCATCTCATAAGAAGAATTGGCGATACCTATGGGACATTAACGAGGCAAGAAAGATGGTACTGCGTACTCATACCACATGCGTTACAATCAAGCATTTGGCAGAAACCAAGCCTGATGAGGCCAGGGTCTTTTCAGTTGGACGTGTATTTCGAAATGAAAAGGTAAGCTACAAACACCTTGTAGAGTTTAACCAGATTGAAGGAGTAGTTGTTGGAAAAAACGCTACTCTTCGAGACTTGATGGGAATTCAAAGAGAATTTTACAAACGAATTGGAATTACAAAAATAAAATTCTGGCCAACATTTTTCCCGTACACTGAACCATCTCTGCAAACAATGGTGTACAATGAAAGACTAGGAAAATGGGTTGAGCTATTTGGAATGGGAATCTTTAGACCTGAAGTAACAAAACCTCTTGGAATAACAAAACCTGTCTTGGCATGGGGTGGGGGAATTGAGCGAATTGCAATGCTAAAGTATGATCTTGATGATGTGCGAGAATTTTACAACAACAATCTAAACTGGTTGAGGAGTGCAACAAAATGCCAGTAG
- a CDS encoding tryptophan--tRNA ligase: MSADDFIVTPWHVEGDIDYDKLIKKFGTEKISAQLLDRIKKITGEDHFMLRRGIFFSHREMNRILDDYEKGNKFFLYTGRGPSGHTHIGHLVPWVFAKWLQEKFDVNMYFQLTDDEKFYSKPDLTLEDTSKFAYENALDFIALGFKPEKTKIIINTRNIQTLYPIAAQVAKKINFSNTKATFGFTNETNLGMIFYTSLQSAPCFIEDKPVLIPLGVDQDPHFRLTRDIAPKIGKPKPALIHNIMIPALEGPGGKMSASAENGTVYTTDAPNVVKKKINKYAFSGGQPDLEQHRKLGGNPDIDVSYQYLRIFFEPDDNKLKSIYDDYKSGKLLSGELKAILIEKMNTFLATHQENREKAKNKIDQFLFENK; this comes from the coding sequence ATGTCAGCTGATGACTTTATCGTAACACCTTGGCATGTTGAAGGCGATATTGACTATGACAAATTAATTAAAAAATTTGGTACTGAAAAGATTTCCGCACAGCTACTTGATAGAATCAAAAAGATAACAGGCGAAGACCATTTTATGCTCAGACGAGGTATTTTCTTCTCTCACAGAGAGATGAACAGAATTTTAGATGATTATGAGAAAGGAAACAAGTTTTTCTTGTATACGGGAAGAGGGCCTTCTGGTCATACCCATATCGGACACCTGGTTCCATGGGTTTTTGCAAAATGGCTTCAAGAAAAGTTTGATGTCAACATGTACTTTCAGCTAACAGATGATGAAAAGTTCTACTCAAAACCAGATCTCACTTTAGAGGATACTAGCAAATTTGCATATGAGAATGCACTTGATTTTATTGCATTAGGTTTCAAGCCAGAAAAAACAAAGATCATCATCAACACCAGAAACATTCAGACACTGTACCCAATTGCAGCTCAAGTTGCAAAGAAGATTAATTTCTCAAACACAAAGGCAACATTTGGATTTACAAATGAAACAAATCTAGGTATGATTTTTTACACATCACTACAATCAGCTCCATGTTTTATTGAAGACAAGCCAGTGTTGATTCCACTTGGTGTTGATCAAGATCCTCACTTTAGATTGACACGAGATATTGCGCCAAAGATTGGAAAGCCAAAACCAGCTCTGATTCACAATATTATGATTCCAGCTTTAGAAGGTCCAGGTGGAAAAATGTCTGCATCAGCTGAGAATGGAACTGTATACACAACTGATGCGCCAAATGTTGTAAAAAAGAAGATCAACAAATACGCATTTTCAGGCGGACAGCCAGATCTTGAACAACACAGAAAGCTTGGAGGAAATCCAGATATTGATGTGTCATATCAGTATCTCAGAATTTTCTTTGAACCAGACGATAACAAGCTAAAGTCAATCTACGACGATTACAAATCTGGAAAACTTCTTTCAGGAGAACTCAAGGCAATTCTAATTGAGAAGATGAATACATTTCTTGCTACCCATCAAGAAAATAGAGAAAAAGCAAAAAACAAGATAGATCAATTTCTTTTTGAGAACAAATGA
- a CDS encoding response regulator transcription factor, with protein sequence MVTGSVNTILVVDNDENILSLYEDYLRLYSDFNIIMAKNGMEAVTKFKESSPDLTFMDMHMPIMNGIDAFLMIKEFDKNANIVFLTNDPLNGELGELKKIHNVEIFTKTKFAAMLENLFVRAYTS encoded by the coding sequence ATGGTAACGGGATCAGTCAATACTATACTTGTTGTAGATAATGATGAAAACATTCTCAGCTTGTACGAAGATTACCTTAGACTTTATTCGGATTTTAATATAATTATGGCAAAAAATGGCATGGAGGCAGTTACAAAATTCAAAGAATCTAGTCCAGATTTGACCTTCATGGATATGCATATGCCAATAATGAATGGCATAGATGCATTTCTTATGATAAAAGAATTTGATAAAAATGCAAACATTGTTTTTTTGACTAATGATCCTTTGAACGGAGAATTAGGCGAATTGAAAAAAATTCATAATGTTGAAATTTTCACAAAAACAAAATTTGCAGCAATGTTGGAAAATCTTTTTGTGCGTGCTTATACATCCTAG
- a CDS encoding DNA adenine methylase, whose translation MKQEYDQILATPKPFVKWAGGKRQLIPILEQNLPGKFGTYYEPFLGGGALLFHILTEKNGQKCSISDLNSDLVLAYTTIRDKIDSLVSSLKNHERNYQKDSNNYYYSIRETSPRSDVEKTSRLIFLNRTCFNGLYRVNSKGKFNVPLGKYTNPNIVNEENLRSVSHILKTSHVSIKCRDFEAVLDDTKKGDLVYFDPPYQPVSRTANFTSYTNKDFTIDDLERLAELCMELDSKGCNVLLSNSDSPEVAKMFSAKPWKVSKIQANRAINSNSKKRTGHYELLIRNY comes from the coding sequence GTGAAACAAGAATACGACCAGATTCTAGCCACTCCAAAACCATTTGTCAAATGGGCTGGTGGCAAGAGACAACTAATCCCAATACTTGAGCAAAACTTACCTGGGAAATTTGGAACATATTATGAGCCCTTTCTTGGCGGCGGGGCATTATTGTTTCATATATTGACTGAAAAGAATGGCCAAAAATGCAGCATCTCTGATCTGAACTCTGATTTGGTTTTAGCATATACTACAATACGTGATAAGATTGATTCTTTGGTATCTTCTCTGAAAAACCATGAGAGAAACTATCAGAAAGATTCTAACAATTACTATTATTCCATTAGAGAAACCTCGCCTAGAAGTGATGTTGAAAAAACATCCAGATTGATATTTCTAAATCGTACCTGCTTTAATGGCCTATATCGAGTAAACAGCAAAGGAAAATTCAACGTACCTCTGGGAAAGTACACCAACCCAAATATCGTAAATGAGGAGAACCTTCGCTCTGTAAGTCACATTCTAAAAACAAGTCATGTTTCAATAAAATGCAGAGACTTTGAGGCAGTTTTAGATGATACCAAAAAAGGGGATCTTGTTTACTTTGACCCTCCGTACCAACCAGTAAGCAGAACTGCCAATTTTACAAGTTACACAAACAAGGACTTTACAATAGATGATCTTGAAAGACTGGCAGAACTCTGCATGGAACTTGATTCTAAAGGATGCAATGTATTGCTGTCAAATTCCGATTCTCCTGAAGTTGCAAAAATGTTCTCTGCAAAACCATGGAAGGTATCCAAGATTCAGGCAAACCGTGCCATCAACTCCAACTCCAAGAAGAGAACTGGTCACTACGAATTATTGATAAGAAATTACTAG
- a CDS encoding thioredoxin family protein — protein MVLLESQVKLKTGDIAPDFALLGIDDKKHSIDDYTKYQGILVIFMCNHCPYVKAKADALNELYEKFGDKIGIVGINSNDSTDYPEDSFENMKKTAQEKGFKFDYLVDETQEIAKKYGAMCTPDPFLFNNKKELVFHGRIDNAMKPDDTSTEKTMINNIEKLLAGQKIEKDFDPSIGCSIKWKEN, from the coding sequence ATGGTACTTTTAGAATCACAAGTCAAGCTAAAGACTGGAGACATTGCCCCAGACTTTGCGCTTTTAGGAATAGATGACAAAAAGCATTCAATTGATGACTATACAAAATATCAAGGAATCCTAGTAATCTTCATGTGTAATCACTGTCCATACGTCAAAGCAAAAGCAGATGCTCTAAACGAGTTGTATGAAAAGTTTGGAGACAAGATTGGAATTGTAGGAATCAACAGCAATGACTCTACTGACTATCCAGAAGACAGTTTTGAGAACATGAAAAAGACTGCCCAAGAGAAGGGATTCAAGTTTGATTACCTAGTAGATGAGACACAAGAGATTGCCAAAAAATATGGCGCAATGTGTACACCTGACCCATTCTTGTTTAACAACAAAAAGGAGCTTGTCTTTCATGGCAGGATTGACAATGCAATGAAGCCAGATGACACATCAACTGAAAAAACAATGATCAACAATATCGAAAAACTACTTGCCGGTCAAAAAATCGAAAAGGACTTTGATCCATCAATTGGTTGCTCAATAAAGTGGAAAGAAAATTAA
- a CDS encoding methane monooxygenase/ammonia monooxygenase subunit C: MAQMPALIPKEVEIQRLKKIWLIVIAMGSTAASVEVDNFVDGSLHQTSIRDSAFTPAHWWLYSHFITLPLGWAAAAMYDRKVPVLRGPNNSINTGLKMTILGYLATMFTIGVNEMWHFWFVEEIFAVPNHWMFNMGVVVAFMGALAYVVRVYARLVELGAETPGENPYVAEMYKMALEGKLYSRAIP; the protein is encoded by the coding sequence ATGGCACAGATGCCCGCATTAATCCCAAAAGAAGTTGAGATTCAGAGACTCAAGAAAATCTGGCTCATCGTTATTGCTATGGGATCCACTGCAGCATCAGTCGAAGTAGACAACTTCGTTGATGGATCACTTCATCAAACCTCTATCAGAGATAGTGCATTTACACCAGCACACTGGTGGCTATACTCCCACTTCATTACATTACCACTTGGATGGGCAGCAGCAGCTATGTATGATAGAAAAGTACCAGTACTCAGAGGTCCAAATAACTCAATTAACACTGGATTAAAGATGACCATTCTTGGTTACCTTGCAACCATGTTTACAATTGGAGTCAATGAGATGTGGCACTTCTGGTTTGTAGAGGAAATCTTTGCAGTACCAAATCACTGGATGTTCAACATGGGTGTAGTAGTTGCATTCATGGGTGCACTTGCATACGTAGTCAGAGTATATGCTAGACTCGTAGAACTTGGTGCAGAAACTCCAGGTGAGAACCCATACGTTGCAGAAATGTACAAGATGGCCCTAGAAGGCAAATTGTACAGTAGAGCAATCCCATAG
- a CDS encoding CxxC-x17-CxxC domain-containing protein encodes MDLYRAKYSDKKPDKKFKSGKSSDRYSRDDRPSRSFRNSRQSTSRSRDREMFSAVCGDCGNECKLPFEPKFNKPVYCSECFEKNEPRKSNRSNFDRDNRSRSRDRDFRKPHYDRDNRSRSRDRDFRSHRDDYTPKPKLSKLQKKHDSFYANGSEKFYESLKEKLFEILGGKVCSSCGFKDPRALGFSSMYDEEAFDQIRRGGFASSWGKYISEPDLAKKELRVLCLNCNEIREPIKKKESEKPKKKSRYFPR; translated from the coding sequence ATGGATCTATATCGTGCAAAATACTCTGATAAAAAACCAGACAAGAAATTCAAATCTGGCAAAAGCTCAGATAGATATTCTAGAGATGATAGACCGTCTCGCTCCTTTAGGAACTCTAGACAATCAACTTCAAGATCCAGAGACAGAGAAATGTTTTCTGCAGTATGCGGTGATTGTGGAAACGAATGCAAACTTCCATTTGAGCCAAAATTCAACAAGCCAGTTTATTGTAGTGAATGCTTTGAAAAAAATGAACCTAGAAAATCAAATAGGTCAAATTTTGACAGAGACAACCGCTCCAGATCCAGAGACCGTGACTTTAGAAAACCACACTACGATAGGGACAACCGTTCCAGATCACGTGATAGAGATTTCAGATCACACAGAGATGATTATACTCCAAAACCTAAACTCTCTAAACTACAAAAAAAACATGATAGTTTTTACGCAAATGGTTCTGAGAAATTTTATGAATCCCTAAAAGAAAAACTCTTTGAGATTCTAGGCGGAAAGGTCTGTTCTAGCTGTGGATTCAAAGATCCAAGAGCATTGGGATTCTCTAGTATGTATGATGAAGAAGCATTTGATCAGATTAGAAGAGGAGGATTTGCATCTTCATGGGGCAAGTACATCTCTGAGCCAGATCTTGCAAAAAAGGAACTCCGTGTACTTTGTTTGAACTGTAATGAAATAAGAGAACCAATAAAGAAAAAGGAATCTGAAAAGCCAAAAAAGAAGAGTAGATATTTTCCAAGATAA
- a CDS encoding ammonia monooxygenase → MVWLRRCTHYLFIVVVAVNSTLLTINAGDYIFYTDWAWTSFTVFSISQTLMLVVGATYYLTFTGVPGTATYYGLIMTVYTWVAKGAWFALGYPYDFIVTPVWLPSAMLLDLAYWATKKNKHSLILMGGVLVGMSLPLFNMVNLITVADPLETAFKYPRPTLPPYMTPIEPQVGKFYNSPVALGAGAGSVLSVTFAALGCKLNTWTYRWMAAWSKWD, encoded by the coding sequence ATGGTCTGGTTAAGACGATGTACCCACTACTTATTCATAGTAGTAGTTGCAGTTAACTCAACACTGTTAACAATTAATGCAGGTGACTACATCTTCTACACTGACTGGGCTTGGACTTCGTTCACGGTATTCTCAATATCACAAACGTTGATGCTTGTCGTAGGTGCAACATATTACCTAACGTTTACAGGCGTTCCAGGAACAGCAACATACTACGGCCTCATTATGACAGTTTACACATGGGTAGCAAAAGGTGCATGGTTTGCACTCGGATATCCATATGACTTCATTGTAACACCAGTATGGTTACCATCAGCAATGCTGTTGGACTTGGCATATTGGGCAACAAAGAAGAACAAACACTCACTGATTCTAATGGGCGGAGTACTAGTAGGAATGTCATTACCATTGTTCAACATGGTAAACCTGATAACAGTAGCAGACCCACTAGAAACGGCCTTCAAATATCCAAGACCAACATTACCACCATACATGACACCAATAGAACCCCAAGTAGGTAAGTTCTATAACAGCCCAGTAGCACTTGGTGCTGGTGCAGGTTCAGTATTGTCGGTAACGTTTGCAGCATTAGGTTGTAAACTCAACACTTGGACATACAGATGGATGGCCGCTTGGTCAAAGTGGGACTAA
- a CDS encoding ArsR family transcriptional regulator, translating into MGKGYSEEEIREKLIDVLKGSDSGMSGVEISEKVGINRLTMTKYLKIFAAEGFLRQKNIGNVTLWFLEPGQESYTFPDDYFKIAPQYLENLVKGTENQVYSLLHNCIHSGASSHKLVVEVILPAISSVKELYDDGKIGNSEEKLLQNIISKSLQIFNQIPVEYDSKKNVIVISADSESSLISEAASASLHADGWRVFHLGDMSSAINVLFDLDIQKLMGKIWKQKSGIMVILVFSKTEEGLNFFADSINSVKDKMGKKIKLALCGKVGKKTKIQSDLLTEKFEDVLQWSETVYESSK; encoded by the coding sequence ATGGGCAAAGGATACTCTGAAGAAGAAATCAGAGAAAAACTGATTGATGTTTTGAAAGGCTCTGATTCTGGGATGTCAGGAGTTGAGATTTCTGAAAAAGTTGGCATCAACAGACTTACCATGACAAAGTACCTGAAAATTTTTGCAGCTGAAGGATTCTTGCGCCAAAAAAATATTGGCAATGTAACCTTGTGGTTTTTAGAACCTGGACAAGAATCATACACTTTTCCAGATGACTATTTCAAAATTGCACCGCAATATCTTGAGAACTTGGTTAAAGGAACTGAAAACCAAGTTTACTCTCTGTTACACAATTGCATTCACTCAGGTGCATCCTCTCACAAACTTGTAGTTGAGGTAATTCTTCCGGCAATTTCATCTGTCAAGGAATTATACGATGATGGAAAAATTGGAAATTCTGAGGAGAAACTATTGCAGAATATAATTTCAAAATCACTTCAGATATTCAACCAAATTCCAGTGGAATATGATTCAAAAAAGAACGTGATTGTAATTTCAGCAGACTCTGAAAGTAGTCTGATCTCTGAAGCTGCATCAGCATCTTTGCATGCTGATGGGTGGAGGGTCTTTCATCTAGGGGACATGTCTTCTGCTATCAATGTACTTTTTGATCTTGATATTCAAAAACTGATGGGAAAAATCTGGAAACAAAAATCTGGTATTATGGTGATTTTGGTATTTTCAAAGACTGAAGAGGGACTGAACTTTTTTGCAGACTCTATAAACTCTGTCAAAGACAAAATGGGCAAGAAAATCAAATTGGCACTTTGTGGCAAAGTTGGCAAAAAAACCAAGATACAATCCGATTTGCTTACTGAGAAATTTGAGGATGTCTTGCAGTGGTCTGAAACAGTTTATGAGAGTTCAAAGTAA
- a CDS encoding phosphopantetheine adenylyltransferase: MPKFDLVAMGGTFDIIHKGHIALLDKAFSISANVIIGLTSDDLAKKRGKTLQNPYQKRYEILEKTIKQNFPNMSYQISKLENDFGPAVLEKDVQALVVSEETGEQGSVLNKLRKEKNLEPVKVIVVPMILAKDGTRISTTRIKNSEIDTEGNLR; this comes from the coding sequence ATGCCAAAGTTTGATCTTGTTGCAATGGGTGGGACCTTTGATATTATACACAAAGGTCACATTGCTTTGCTGGATAAAGCATTCTCAATTTCTGCAAATGTCATTATTGGTCTTACAAGTGACGACCTTGCAAAAAAGAGAGGTAAAACACTTCAAAACCCTTATCAGAAAAGATATGAGATTTTGGAAAAAACAATAAAACAAAACTTTCCAAACATGTCTTACCAAATAAGCAAACTGGAAAATGATTTTGGGCCTGCAGTTTTGGAAAAAGATGTTCAGGCATTAGTTGTTAGCGAAGAGACTGGAGAACAAGGTTCAGTTTTGAATAAACTTCGCAAAGAAAAGAATTTGGAACCTGTCAAGGTAATTGTTGTCCCTATGATTTTGGCAAAGGATGGAACTAGAATTTCTACTACTAGAATAAAAAATTCTGAAATTGATACTGAAGGAAACTTGCGATGA